One genomic region from Spirulina subsalsa PCC 9445 encodes:
- a CDS encoding integron integrase, whose amino-acid sequence MESLPPDPPKRKLLDQVRDAIRLKHYSYRTEQSYVAWIRRYILFHNKRHPKDMGSLEVETFLTHLAVTENVAASTQNQALSALLFLYRYVLEQPLEQNIDAIRAKRSKHLPTVLTVSEVQKLLGVMTGTPQLVAEILYGAGLRLNEGLRLRVKDVDFHQQQIIVRDTKGNQDRITVLPQRVIERLQAHLVLVKHQHQQDLNQGYGQVYLPYALERKYPNADRDWVWQYIFPASTRSKDPRSGIVRRHHLHESVIQKAVKAGIRQVGIDKKASCHTFRHSFATHLLQNGYDIRTVQELLGHKDVKTTMIYTHVLNQGGKGVISPLDHIHPSL is encoded by the coding sequence ATGGAATCCCTGCCCCCAGATCCTCCCAAGCGAAAACTGTTAGATCAAGTCCGCGATGCCATCAGACTAAAACACTATAGCTACCGCACTGAACAAAGCTATGTAGCCTGGATTCGTCGCTATATCCTTTTTCATAACAAACGCCACCCTAAAGATATGGGGTCACTAGAGGTTGAGACCTTCCTCACCCATCTTGCAGTTACAGAAAACGTTGCTGCATCTACCCAAAACCAAGCATTGAGCGCTCTTTTGTTTCTCTATCGCTATGTGCTTGAACAACCCCTAGAGCAGAATATTGATGCCATTCGCGCTAAACGTTCCAAGCACTTGCCCACTGTTCTGACTGTTTCAGAAGTACAAAAACTCTTGGGTGTAATGACAGGCACACCTCAATTAGTGGCTGAAATACTCTATGGAGCAGGGCTACGCCTCAATGAAGGATTACGCCTACGGGTGAAAGATGTTGACTTTCACCAACAGCAAATTATTGTGAGAGATACCAAGGGCAATCAAGATCGAATCACGGTTCTCCCCCAACGAGTCATCGAGCGGCTCCAAGCTCATCTAGTTTTGGTCAAACACCAACATCAGCAGGATCTGAACCAAGGTTATGGTCAGGTTTATCTCCCCTATGCCTTAGAACGTAAATATCCCAATGCTGATCGCGATTGGGTTTGGCAATATATTTTTCCCGCTAGTACCCGATCTAAAGACCCTCGCAGTGGCATTGTCCGTCGTCATCACTTGCATGAAAGCGTAATTCAAAAGGCAGTTAAAGCTGGAATCCGGCAAGTAGGGATTGATAAAAAAGCAAGCTGTCATACCTTTCGCCATAGCTTTGCGACTCATCTACTTCAAAATGGTTATGACATCCGTACTGTACAGGAATTACTGGGTCACAAAGATGTGAAAACGACAATGATCTACACCCATGTACTGAATCAAGGAGGCAAGGGAGTGATTAGTCCACTTGATCATATACACCCCAGTCTGTAG
- the cydB gene encoding cytochrome d ubiquinol oxidase subunit II, with amino-acid sequence METLDYLLPQVWFGILALFLFLYVMLDGFDLGVGILSLTSSSEERRSILMTSLSNIWDANETWLILMGGSLFGAFPLAYGTILQALYIPVFIMIFGLIFRAVAFEFREQANRKWFWNIAFGLGSFLAALGQGFALGGVLEGIQVDASGHFIGGSWDWLRFPSVVVALTLVQGYVLIGSTYLIWRTEGELQQTHYKTAKLAALTTLIGAIVITIVTPIVYESARSRLFSQPLIYIFALIPLLGILLIWQLWQSLEKKKEALPLVWTILLFLLTFIGLALVIFPYIIPNSITIYQAAAAPSSLVIMIIFIGALIPVMLFYNIYQYVVFRGKITVE; translated from the coding sequence ATGGAAACATTAGATTATTTATTGCCCCAGGTGTGGTTTGGAATTTTGGCGTTGTTTTTGTTCCTTTATGTGATGCTAGATGGTTTTGATTTAGGGGTTGGGATTTTATCCCTCACTTCCTCTAGTGAAGAACGTCGTAGTATCTTAATGACCAGTTTAAGCAATATTTGGGATGCCAATGAAACCTGGCTCATTTTGATGGGCGGAAGTCTGTTTGGGGCGTTTCCTTTAGCCTATGGGACGATTTTACAAGCTCTCTATATCCCCGTGTTTATCATGATTTTTGGTCTGATTTTTCGGGCGGTGGCTTTTGAATTTCGGGAACAGGCGAACCGGAAATGGTTTTGGAATATTGCCTTTGGTTTGGGGAGTTTTCTGGCGGCTTTGGGACAAGGTTTTGCGTTGGGAGGGGTTTTAGAAGGGATTCAAGTGGATGCCTCGGGTCACTTTATTGGGGGGAGTTGGGATTGGTTGCGTTTCCCCTCGGTAGTCGTGGCGTTAACGTTGGTGCAGGGTTATGTTTTGATTGGGTCTACCTATTTAATTTGGAGGACGGAGGGAGAACTACAGCAAACCCATTACAAAACGGCTAAACTTGCGGCTTTAACGACTTTAATCGGGGCGATTGTGATTACTATTGTGACTCCAATTGTCTATGAATCGGCGCGATCGCGTTTATTCTCCCAACCGCTCATTTATATCTTCGCCCTCATCCCCCTGTTAGGGATTCTCTTAATCTGGCAACTTTGGCAGAGTTTGGAGAAGAAGAAAGAAGCCCTACCTTTAGTCTGGACGATTCTCCTGTTCTTGTTAACCTTTATTGGGCTGGCTTTAGTCATCTTCCCTTACATTATTCCCAACTCGATCACCATTTACCAAGCGGCCGCCGCCCCGAGTTCGTTAGTGATTATGATTATTTTCATTGGGGCTTTAATTCCGGTGATGTTGTTCTACAACATTTATCAGTATGTGGTCTTTCGAGGCAAAATCACCGTTGAATGA